Proteins encoded in a region of the Pseudomonas putida genome:
- a CDS encoding TonB-dependent copper receptor: MSGCTPVFALSLRGTLAAVCGSLLAPVALAADPGHEGHAHDAPELSPTVITAVAPSSPLTVVTNPKDPRQPVPASDGADYLKTIPGFSAIRAGGTNGDPVLRGMFGSRLNILTNGGLMLGACPNRMDAPTSYISPETYDRLTVIKGPQSVIWGPGGSAGTILFEREPEKFGTLGSRVNASLLAGSNGRFDKVLDAAAGNSQAYARFVGNQSRSDDYHDGNDDTVPSRWEKWNGDVALGWTPDQDTLLELTAGKGDGEARYAGRGMDGSQFKRESLGLRFEKSNLGEVLDKVEAQVYYNYADHVMDNYSLRTPSGSGMMGMPMVSNVDRRTLGARIKATWRWADVQLISGIDAQTNEHRQRGGMGVDAHKGQAWTKDADFHNYGAFSELTWYVSGEDRLITGARLDRASARDFRKGSATEGDTRADTLPSGFIRYEHDLAALPATTYIGLGHAQRFPDYWELFSPKLAPPGAANAFDGIKPEKTTQLDFGIQYRTERLEAWASGYVGQIRDYILFDYRTGMMGMSTSRAQNIDARIMGGELGAAYLLTENWKADATLAYAWGKNSSDGKALPQMPPLESRLGLTYSRDVWSVGALWRLVAAQNRIAENQGNVVGKDYDKSAGFGVFSLNGAYKVNNNLKLSAGVDNLFDKTYAEHLNLAGNAGFGYPATDPQPVNEPGRTFWTKVDFSF; the protein is encoded by the coding sequence ATGTCCGGCTGCACCCCTGTTTTTGCCTTGTCCCTGCGTGGGACTCTCGCCGCCGTGTGCGGCTCGCTGCTCGCGCCCGTGGCCCTGGCCGCCGACCCTGGCCATGAAGGCCATGCGCACGACGCACCCGAGCTGAGCCCGACGGTGATCACCGCCGTGGCCCCAAGCTCGCCACTGACCGTGGTCACCAACCCGAAAGACCCGCGCCAGCCAGTGCCGGCCAGCGACGGCGCCGACTACCTGAAGACCATCCCCGGCTTCTCGGCGATCCGTGCCGGTGGCACCAACGGTGACCCGGTATTGCGCGGCATGTTCGGCTCGCGCCTGAACATCCTCACCAATGGCGGCCTGATGCTCGGTGCCTGCCCCAATCGCATGGACGCACCCACGTCCTACATCTCGCCGGAAACCTACGACCGCCTGACCGTCATCAAAGGCCCGCAAAGCGTGATCTGGGGCCCGGGCGGCTCGGCAGGTACCATCCTTTTCGAGCGCGAACCGGAGAAGTTCGGCACCCTCGGCAGCCGGGTCAACGCCAGCCTGCTGGCCGGCTCCAACGGCCGTTTCGACAAGGTGCTGGATGCCGCTGCCGGTAACAGCCAGGCCTATGCCCGCTTTGTCGGCAACCAGTCACGCTCGGACGATTACCACGACGGCAACGACGACACCGTGCCATCGCGCTGGGAAAAGTGGAACGGCGATGTCGCCCTAGGCTGGACTCCCGACCAGGACACCTTGCTGGAACTCACGGCCGGCAAGGGCGATGGCGAGGCCCGCTACGCCGGGCGTGGCATGGACGGCTCGCAGTTCAAGCGCGAAAGCCTGGGCCTGCGCTTTGAAAAGTCCAACCTCGGCGAAGTGCTCGACAAGGTCGAGGCGCAGGTCTACTACAACTACGCCGACCATGTGATGGACAACTACAGCCTGCGTACCCCGTCGGGCAGCGGCATGATGGGCATGCCGATGGTCAGCAACGTCGACCGGCGCACCCTGGGCGCACGCATCAAAGCCACCTGGCGCTGGGCCGATGTGCAGCTGATCAGCGGCATCGACGCGCAAACCAACGAACATCGCCAGCGTGGCGGCATGGGTGTGGACGCACACAAGGGCCAGGCCTGGACCAAGGACGCCGACTTCCACAACTACGGCGCTTTCAGCGAACTGACCTGGTATGTCAGCGGTGAAGACCGGCTGATTACCGGCGCCCGCCTGGACCGCGCCTCAGCCCGTGACTTCCGTAAAGGCAGCGCCACCGAAGGCGATACCCGCGCCGACACCCTGCCCAGCGGTTTTATCCGCTACGAGCACGACCTGGCAGCCCTCCCGGCCACCACTTACATTGGCCTCGGCCATGCCCAGCGCTTCCCTGACTACTGGGAGCTGTTCTCGCCCAAGCTGGCACCGCCTGGGGCGGCCAACGCCTTCGACGGCATCAAGCCAGAGAAGACCACCCAACTCGACTTCGGCATCCAGTACCGCACCGAACGCCTGGAGGCCTGGGCGTCGGGCTATGTCGGGCAGATCCGCGACTACATCCTGTTCGACTACCGCACCGGCATGATGGGCATGAGCACTTCCCGGGCACAGAACATCGACGCCCGCATCATGGGCGGCGAACTGGGCGCGGCCTACCTGCTGACCGAAAACTGGAAGGCCGACGCCACGCTGGCCTACGCTTGGGGCAAGAACAGCAGTGATGGCAAAGCGCTACCCCAAATGCCACCACTGGAAAGCCGTCTGGGCTTGACCTACAGCCGCGATGTGTGGAGCGTCGGCGCACTGTGGCGGCTGGTGGCGGCGCAAAACCGCATTGCCGAGAACCAAGGCAACGTGGTCGGCAAGGACTACGACAAGAGCGCCGGCTTCGGCGTGTTCTCGCTCAACGGCGCCTACAAGGTGAACAACAACCTCAAGCTCAGCGCAGGGGTCGACAACCTGTTCGACAAAACCTACGCCGAGCACTTGAACCTGGCCGGGAACGCCGGGTTCGGCTACCCGGCTACCGATCCTCAGCCGGTCAACGAGCCAGGCAGGACCTTCTGGACCAAGGTCGATTTCAGCTTCTGA
- a CDS encoding PepSY-associated TM helix domain-containing protein, translated as MRGTRSNFYNLAWRWHFYAGLFVAPFMILLAITGIIYLFKPQLDPLLYRDLMVVEAGHHRQGADMMLAEVRQAYPKGHVGQYLPPLSAERSAQFVVHDGGRELNVFVDPYNGKVLGEQDGKQNLQAIARALHGELMVGTLGDRLVELAAGWGIVLVVSGLYLWWPRGRNGAGVLWPRFSARGRLFWRDLHAVTGFWGSALLLLMLVSGMTWTGLWGKQYADLWNRFPAAMWNDVPKSDQQAGELNNAHRQTVPWAMENTPMPQSGAHAEHAGHSMMSDMPAAPQVSVQQVEDIATSRQVEPGYSITLPTTADGVFTIAVFADDPRNDATLHVDQYTAKVLADVRWQDYSPVARATEMGVMLHEGKMFGAFNQVVILLVCLMILLGSVSGLVMWWKRRPAGGLGVPPLRHDLPRWKTAVGVMLVLGVMFPLVGVSMVVMWVVDSLVVRRRRMLVQA; from the coding sequence ATGAGAGGAACACGCAGCAATTTCTATAACCTGGCCTGGCGTTGGCACTTCTATGCGGGGCTGTTCGTGGCCCCGTTCATGATCCTGTTGGCGATCACCGGGATCATCTACCTGTTCAAGCCGCAGCTCGACCCGCTGCTGTACCGCGACTTGATGGTGGTCGAAGCCGGCCACCACCGGCAGGGCGCGGACATGATGCTGGCCGAAGTACGCCAGGCTTACCCCAAGGGCCATGTCGGCCAGTACCTGCCGCCACTGAGCGCCGAGCGCAGTGCACAGTTCGTGGTGCATGACGGCGGGCGCGAACTGAACGTTTTCGTCGACCCCTACAACGGCAAGGTCCTCGGTGAGCAGGACGGCAAGCAGAACCTGCAGGCCATCGCCCGTGCGCTGCATGGTGAACTGATGGTCGGCACGCTCGGCGACCGCCTGGTGGAACTGGCCGCCGGCTGGGGCATCGTGCTGGTGGTGTCGGGCCTGTACCTGTGGTGGCCACGCGGACGCAATGGCGCTGGCGTGCTGTGGCCCCGGTTCAGTGCGCGCGGCCGCTTGTTCTGGCGCGACCTGCATGCGGTAACTGGCTTCTGGGGTTCGGCCCTGTTGTTGCTGATGCTGGTCAGCGGCATGACCTGGACCGGCCTGTGGGGCAAGCAGTATGCCGATTTGTGGAACCGCTTCCCGGCCGCCATGTGGAACGACGTGCCCAAGTCGGACCAACAGGCGGGTGAGCTGAACAACGCACACCGCCAAACCGTGCCCTGGGCGATGGAAAACACGCCAATGCCGCAGTCTGGCGCACACGCCGAACACGCCGGCCACTCCATGATGTCAGACATGCCCGCAGCGCCTCAGGTGAGCGTGCAGCAGGTCGAGGACATCGCCACTTCGCGCCAGGTCGAGCCGGGCTACAGCATCACCCTGCCCACCACTGCCGACGGGGTGTTCACCATTGCCGTGTTCGCCGACGACCCGCGCAACGACGCTACCTTGCATGTCGATCAATACACCGCCAAGGTTCTGGCCGATGTGCGCTGGCAGGACTACAGCCCGGTCGCCCGCGCCACCGAGATGGGCGTGATGCTGCATGAAGGCAAGATGTTCGGGGCGTTCAACCAGGTCGTCATACTGCTGGTGTGCCTGATGATTCTGCTGGGCTCGGTGAGCGGCCTGGTGATGTGGTGGAAGCGCCGGCCAGCCGGTGGGCTGGGCGTGCCGCCGCTGCGTCATGACCTGCCGCGCTGGAAGACGGCGGTGGGGGTAATGCTGGTGCTGGGGGTGATGTTCCCGCTGGTGGGGGTATCGATGGTGGTGATGTGGGTTGTCGATAGCCTGGTGGTAAGGCGCCGTCGGATGCTGGTTCAGGCTTGA
- the cycA gene encoding D-serine/D-alanine/glycine transporter produces the protein MTQTSHSTPDEQHLQRNLTNRHIQLIAIGGAIGTGLFMGSGKTISLAGPSIIFVYMIIGFMLFFVMRAMGELLLSNLNYKSFIDFSADLLGPWAGYFTGWTYWFCWVVTGIADVVAIAAYTQFWFPDLPQWIPALTCVGLLLSLNLVTVKMFGELEFWFALVKIVAILGLVATGLYMVITGFTSPSGRTAQLANLWNDSGMFPHGLMGFFAGFQIAVFAFVGIELVGTTAAEAKNPERTLPRAINSIPIRIIVFYVLALIAIMAVTPWRDVVPGKSPFVELFVLAGLPAAASIINFVVLTSAASSANSGVFSTSRMLYGLSQEGDAPKAFEKLSSRSVPANGLYFSCTCLLLGAVLIYLVPDVVEAFTLVTTVSAVLFMFVWTLILLSYLKYRKNRAALHQASKYKMPGGRFMCYVCLVFFAGILVLLSLEADTRSALVVTPIWFMILAVTYQFVRSRRHPRTAVRNG, from the coding sequence ATGACGCAAACCTCACACTCAACGCCAGATGAACAGCATCTGCAGCGCAACCTGACCAACCGCCACATCCAGCTGATCGCCATCGGCGGCGCGATCGGTACCGGCCTGTTCATGGGCTCGGGCAAAACCATCAGCCTGGCCGGGCCGTCGATCATCTTCGTCTACATGATCATCGGCTTCATGCTGTTCTTCGTCATGCGCGCCATGGGCGAACTGCTGCTGTCGAACCTGAACTACAAGTCGTTCATCGACTTCTCCGCCGACCTGCTCGGCCCCTGGGCCGGCTATTTCACCGGCTGGACCTACTGGTTCTGCTGGGTGGTCACCGGCATCGCCGACGTGGTCGCCATCGCCGCCTACACACAGTTCTGGTTTCCCGACTTGCCACAGTGGATACCGGCGCTGACCTGCGTCGGGCTGCTGCTGTCGCTGAACCTGGTGACGGTGAAAATGTTCGGCGAGCTGGAATTCTGGTTCGCCCTGGTCAAGATCGTCGCCATCCTTGGCCTGGTCGCGACTGGCCTGTACATGGTGATCACCGGCTTCACCTCGCCCAGCGGGCGCACCGCACAGCTGGCCAACCTGTGGAATGACAGCGGCATGTTCCCCCATGGCCTGATGGGCTTCTTCGCCGGTTTCCAGATCGCGGTGTTCGCCTTCGTCGGCATCGAGCTGGTGGGTACCACCGCCGCCGAAGCGAAGAACCCGGAGCGCACCCTGCCGCGGGCGATCAACTCGATCCCGATCCGCATCATCGTGTTCTATGTGCTGGCGCTGATCGCGATCATGGCCGTGACCCCATGGCGCGACGTGGTGCCAGGCAAGAGCCCGTTCGTCGAACTGTTCGTGCTGGCGGGCCTGCCGGCAGCGGCGAGCATCATCAACTTCGTGGTACTGACCTCGGCGGCCTCGTCGGCCAACAGCGGCGTGTTCTCCACCAGCCGCATGCTCTACGGCCTGAGCCAGGAGGGTGATGCGCCCAAGGCCTTCGAGAAGCTGTCGAGCCGCTCGGTACCGGCCAACGGCCTGTACTTCTCCTGCACCTGCCTGCTGCTGGGCGCGGTACTGATCTACCTGGTACCGGACGTGGTCGAGGCGTTCACCCTGGTGACCACGGTGTCGGCGGTGCTGTTCATGTTCGTCTGGACGCTGATCCTGCTGTCGTACCTGAAGTACCGCAAAAACCGCGCAGCGCTGCACCAGGCGTCGAAGTACAAGATGCCCGGCGGGCGCTTCATGTGCTACGTGTGCCTGGTGTTCTTCGCCGGCATCCTGGTGCTGCTGAGCCTGGAGGCCGACACCCGCTCGGCGCTGGTAGTGACGCCGATCTGGTTCATGATTCTGGCGGTGACGTATCAGTTCGTGCGCAGCAGACGCCATCCACGCACGGCTGTGCGTAACGGCTGA
- the urtA gene encoding urea ABC transporter substrate-binding protein: protein MKRRSLIKAFTLSASIAAMGLSWSIQAAETIKVGILHSLSGTMAISETSLKDMALMTIDEINAKGGVNGKMLEPVVVDPASNWPLFAEKSRQLLTQDKVAVVFGCWTSVSRKSVLPVFEELNGLLFYPVQYEGEEMSPNVFYTGAAPNQQAIPAVEYLMSEDGGSAKRFFLLGTDYVYPRTTNKILRAFLHSKGVADKDIEEVYTPFGHADYQTIVANIKKFSAGGKTAVISTVNGDSNVPFYKELANQGLKATDVPVVAFSVGEEELRGIDTKPLVGHLAAWNYFESVDNPVNQKFVADWKAYAKAKGLPGADKAVTNDPMEATYVGIHMWAQAVEKAKSTDVDKVREALAGQSFKAPSGFTLTMDKTNHHLHKPVMIGEIQDDGQFSVVWETEQPLRAQPWSPFIPGNDKRPDYAVKGN, encoded by the coding sequence ATGAAGCGTCGCAGTCTGATCAAGGCTTTTACCCTCAGCGCATCGATTGCGGCGATGGGCCTGAGCTGGAGCATCCAGGCCGCCGAGACCATCAAGGTTGGCATCCTGCATTCGCTGTCGGGGACCATGGCCATTTCCGAGACCTCGCTCAAGGACATGGCGCTGATGACCATCGACGAGATCAACGCCAAGGGTGGCGTGAACGGCAAGATGCTCGAGCCGGTAGTGGTCGACCCAGCCTCCAACTGGCCGCTGTTCGCTGAAAAGAGCCGTCAGTTGCTGACCCAGGACAAGGTCGCCGTGGTGTTCGGCTGCTGGACCTCGGTGTCGCGCAAGTCAGTGCTGCCGGTGTTCGAAGAGCTCAACGGCCTGCTGTTCTACCCGGTGCAGTACGAAGGTGAAGAGATGTCGCCGAACGTGTTCTACACCGGCGCCGCGCCCAACCAGCAGGCGATTCCGGCCGTGGAATATTTGATGAGCGAGGACGGCGGTAGCGCCAAACGCTTCTTCCTGCTGGGCACCGACTACGTCTACCCGCGCACCACCAACAAGATTCTGCGCGCCTTCCTGCATAGCAAGGGTGTGGCCGACAAGGATATCGAAGAGGTGTACACGCCGTTCGGCCACGCCGATTACCAGACCATCGTCGCCAACATCAAGAAGTTCTCCGCCGGTGGCAAGACGGCGGTCATTTCCACGGTCAACGGCGACTCCAACGTGCCGTTCTACAAGGAGCTGGCCAACCAGGGCCTGAAGGCTACCGACGTGCCAGTGGTGGCCTTCTCGGTGGGCGAAGAGGAGCTGCGCGGCATCGACACCAAGCCACTGGTGGGCCACCTGGCGGCGTGGAACTACTTCGAATCGGTGGATAACCCGGTGAACCAGAAGTTCGTCGCCGACTGGAAGGCCTATGCCAAAGCCAAGGGCCTGCCGGGTGCCGACAAGGCCGTAACCAACGACCCGATGGAAGCCACCTATGTGGGCATCCACATGTGGGCGCAAGCAGTGGAAAAAGCCAAGTCCACCGACGTCGACAAGGTGCGTGAGGCGCTGGCCGGGCAGAGCTTCAAGGCGCCCTCGGGCTTCACCCTGACCATGGACAAGACCAACCACCACCTGCACAAGCCGGTGATGATCGGCGAGATCCAGGATGACGGGCAGTTCAGCGTGGTGTGGGAAACCGAGCAGCCGCTGCGGGCGCAGCCATGGAGCCCGTTCATCCCAGGCAACGACAAGCGCCCGGACTATGCAGTGAAAGGTAACTGA
- the urtC gene encoding urea ABC transporter permease subunit UrtC, with product MNQPLLVTATQKAGPRLTLAIGAVVVLLLVALPLLSLLPADHALQVSAYTLTLVGKILCYAIVALALDLVWGYAGLLSLGHGLFFALGGYAMGMYLMRQAAGDGLPGFMTFLSWTELPWYWAGTQHFAWALCLVVLAPGLLALVFGWFAFRSRIKGVYFSIMTQALTFAGMLLFFRNETGFGGNNGFTNFRTILGFDITAQGTRAVLFLLTVGLLLASLYLCWRLTRSKFGRLLTAVRDAENRMMFCGYDPRGFKLLVWVLSAVLCGLAGALYVPQVGIINPSEMSPTNSIEAAVWVALGGRGTLIGPLLGAGLVNGMKSWFTVAFPEFWLFFLGALFILVTLYLPKGVVGLLKKRSQP from the coding sequence ATGAACCAGCCACTGCTTGTCACCGCTACGCAAAAGGCCGGGCCACGCCTGACCCTGGCCATCGGCGCCGTCGTCGTGCTGCTGCTCGTCGCCCTGCCGCTGCTCTCGCTGCTGCCGGCGGACCATGCCCTGCAGGTGTCGGCCTACACCCTGACCCTGGTCGGCAAGATCCTCTGTTACGCCATCGTCGCCCTGGCCCTGGACCTGGTCTGGGGCTATGCCGGGCTGCTGTCGCTGGGCCATGGCCTGTTCTTCGCCCTGGGCGGCTATGCCATGGGCATGTACCTGATGCGCCAGGCGGCCGGCGACGGCCTGCCGGGGTTCATGACCTTTCTGTCGTGGACCGAGCTGCCGTGGTACTGGGCCGGCACCCAGCATTTTGCCTGGGCCCTGTGCCTGGTGGTGCTGGCACCGGGGCTGCTGGCGCTGGTGTTCGGCTGGTTCGCCTTCCGCTCGCGGATCAAGGGCGTGTACTTCTCGATCATGACCCAAGCCCTGACCTTCGCCGGCATGCTGCTGTTCTTCCGCAACGAAACCGGTTTTGGCGGCAACAACGGGTTTACCAACTTCCGCACCATCCTCGGCTTCGACATTACCGCGCAAGGCACTCGCGCGGTGCTGTTCCTGCTCACGGTCGGCCTTTTGCTGGCCAGCTTGTACCTGTGCTGGCGCCTGACCCGCAGCAAGTTCGGCCGCCTGCTCACGGCGGTGCGCGATGCCGAAAACCGCATGATGTTCTGCGGCTACGACCCACGCGGCTTCAAGCTGCTGGTGTGGGTCCTGAGCGCCGTGCTGTGCGGCCTGGCCGGGGCGTTGTATGTGCCACAGGTGGGCATCATCAACCCCAGCGAAATGTCGCCGACCAACTCCATCGAAGCCGCCGTGTGGGTGGCCTTGGGCGGGCGCGGCACGCTGATCGGCCCGTTGCTCGGCGCCGGCCTGGTCAATGGCATGAAAAGCTGGTTCACCGTGGCCTTCCCGGAGTTCTGGCTGTTCTTCCTGGGCGCACTGTTCATTCTTGTCACCCTGTACCTGCCCAAGGGCGTGGTCGGCCTGTTGAAGAAAAGGAGCCAGCCATGA
- the urtD gene encoding urea ABC transporter ATP-binding protein UrtD → MRGVPPVHPEFMLEPVFDHLGAGRDAIGLGQSRKAGLDTRHGTVLSLEDISVSFDGFKALNALNLYIGVGELRCIIGPNGAGKTTMMDVITGKTRPDTGSAFFGDTLDLTRMSEYQIAQAGIGRKFQKPTVFEALTAFENLELALKADKSVWASLAARLSGEQRQRIEEVLSTLRLLPLAQRQAGLLSHGQKQFLEIGMLLVQEPKLLLLDEPVAGMTDAETEFTAELFKGLAGTHSLMVVEHDMGFVGSIADHVTVLHQGSVLAEGSLEQVQADERVVEVYLGR, encoded by the coding sequence ATGAGAGGCGTGCCCCCGGTTCACCCGGAATTCATGTTGGAGCCGGTGTTCGACCACCTCGGCGCCGGTCGCGACGCCATCGGCCTGGGCCAAAGCCGCAAGGCTGGCCTCGACACCCGCCACGGCACGGTGCTGAGCCTTGAAGACATCAGCGTCAGCTTCGATGGTTTCAAGGCGCTCAACGCGCTGAACCTGTACATCGGTGTGGGCGAGCTGCGCTGCATCATCGGTCCCAACGGCGCCGGCAAGACTACGATGATGGACGTGATCACCGGCAAGACTCGCCCTGACACCGGCAGCGCTTTCTTTGGCGACACCCTCGACCTGACCCGCATGAGCGAATACCAGATCGCCCAGGCCGGCATTGGCCGCAAGTTCCAGAAGCCCACGGTATTCGAGGCGCTGACAGCGTTCGAAAACCTGGAGCTGGCGCTGAAGGCCGACAAGTCGGTATGGGCCAGCCTGGCAGCGCGGCTGAGCGGCGAGCAACGCCAGCGCATCGAAGAGGTGCTGAGCACCTTGCGCCTGCTGCCCCTGGCCCAGCGCCAGGCTGGCTTGCTGTCGCACGGACAGAAGCAGTTTCTGGAGATAGGCATGCTGCTGGTGCAGGAGCCGAAGTTGCTATTGCTGGATGAACCGGTGGCGGGCATGACCGATGCCGAGACCGAGTTCACCGCCGAGTTGTTCAAGGGCCTGGCTGGCACGCATTCGTTGATGGTGGTGGAGCATGACATGGGCTTTGTCGGCAGCATCGCCGACCATGTCACGGTGCTGCACCAGGGCAGTGTGCTGGCAGAAGGGTCGCTGGAGCAGGTGCAGGCGGATGAGCGGGTGGTCGAGGTGTATCTGGGCCGATGA
- the urtE gene encoding urea ABC transporter ATP-binding subunit UrtE translates to MLKIDTLHQYYGGSHILRGLSFEAKVGEVTCLLGRNGVGKTTLLRCLMGLVPARDGRIEWEGKPITSLKPQQRVHAGIAYVPQGREIFPRLTVEENLLMGLSRFPAREAREVPTFIYELFPVLEQMKQRRGGDLSGGQQQQLAIGRALASRPRLLILDEPTEGIQPSVIKEIGAVIRRLAQRGDMAILLVEQFYDFAEELADQYLVMSRGEIVQRGRGENMQAEGVRGLVTI, encoded by the coding sequence ATGCTTAAAATCGACACCCTGCACCAGTACTACGGCGGCAGCCACATCCTGCGTGGCCTGTCTTTCGAAGCCAAGGTCGGCGAGGTTACCTGCCTGCTGGGCCGCAACGGCGTGGGCAAGACCACCCTGCTGCGCTGCCTGATGGGCCTGGTACCCGCCCGTGACGGGCGTATCGAATGGGAAGGCAAGCCCATCACCAGCCTCAAGCCCCAGCAACGGGTCCACGCTGGTATCGCCTACGTGCCCCAGGGCCGCGAGATATTCCCGCGCCTTACCGTCGAGGAAAACCTGCTGATGGGCCTGTCGCGCTTCCCCGCCCGTGAAGCCCGCGAAGTGCCGACCTTCATCTACGAGCTGTTCCCGGTGCTGGAGCAGATGAAGCAACGCCGTGGCGGCGATTTGTCTGGCGGCCAGCAGCAACAGCTGGCCATCGGCCGCGCCCTGGCCAGCCGCCCGCGCCTGCTGATTCTCGACGAGCCCACCGAAGGCATCCAACCTTCGGTGATCAAGGAAATCGGCGCCGTAATCCGCCGCCTGGCGCAGCGCGGCGACATGGCGATTCTGCTGGTGGAGCAGTTCTACGACTTTGCCGAAGAACTGGCCGACCAATACCTGGTCATGTCCCGCGGCGAAATCGTCCAGCGCGGCCGCGGTGAAAACATGCAAGCCGAAGGTGTGCGCGGGCTGGTAACCATTTAA
- a CDS encoding N-acetyltransferase family protein: MSYEIRDALPTDVPGILDIYNDAVRNTTAIWNETPVDLANRQAWFEARAQQGYPILVAVDETGVLGYASFGDWRPFEGFRLTVEHSVYIRGDQRGKGLGPVLMAALVERARGCGKHVMVAAIESGNAASVRLHERLGFVETGQMPQVGVKFGRWLDLTFMQLVLNPGAEPT; encoded by the coding sequence ATGAGTTACGAAATCCGCGATGCCCTGCCCACCGACGTGCCCGGCATCCTCGACATCTACAACGACGCCGTGCGCAACACCACGGCGATCTGGAACGAAACGCCGGTAGACCTGGCCAACCGCCAGGCCTGGTTCGAAGCGCGGGCGCAGCAGGGTTATCCGATCCTGGTCGCGGTAGATGAGACAGGCGTGCTGGGCTATGCCTCGTTTGGCGACTGGCGGCCGTTCGAGGGCTTTCGCCTGACCGTGGAGCACTCGGTGTATATCCGGGGTGACCAGCGCGGAAAAGGGCTGGGACCGGTGTTGATGGCAGCGCTGGTCGAGCGTGCGCGTGGTTGCGGCAAACATGTGATGGTGGCGGCCATCGAGAGTGGCAATGCGGCCTCGGTGCGCCTGCATGAGCGACTGGGCTTCGTGGAGACCGGGCAAATGCCGCAAGTGGGGGTGAAGTTTGGCCGCTGGCTGGATTTGACCTTCATGCAACTGGTGTTGAACCCAGGGGCCGAACCAACCTGA
- a CDS encoding chaperone modulator CbpM, whose product MSSTLIVQLDMRTLCQEADVTADCVIEIVEHGIVEPSGRTPEDWLFDDQAPLLTRRAAKLHQELELEWEGVALALELLQEVQQLRSENSMLRQRLGRFTQM is encoded by the coding sequence ATGAGCAGCACCCTGATCGTTCAATTGGACATGCGTACCCTGTGTCAGGAAGCCGATGTCACGGCGGACTGCGTGATCGAAATCGTCGAGCACGGCATTGTCGAACCTTCCGGGCGAACGCCGGAGGACTGGTTGTTCGACGATCAGGCGCCGCTGCTGACCAGGCGTGCGGCCAAGCTGCACCAGGAGCTGGAACTGGAGTGGGAAGGGGTGGCGCTGGCGCTGGAGCTGTTGCAGGAAGTGCAGCAGTTGCGCAGCGAGAACAGCATGCTGCGCCAGCGGCTGGGCAGGTTTACCCAGATGTAG
- the cbpA gene encoding curved DNA-binding protein encodes MDFKDYYKILGVEPTADDKAIKAAYRKLARKYHPDVSKERDAEDKFKEANEAYEVLGDAQKRAEFDEIRKYGGQHGRPFQAPPGWENRGGGGGFEGGDFSDFFSSIFGGRGGGNPFGGARQQQRSAGRRGQDVELELAVFLEETLSKESKQISFQVPQTNAMGQRTGFTTKTLNVKIPAGVTDGERIRLKGQGAPGSGGGANGDLFLTLRMAPHPLFDVEGHDLIITVPLAPWEAALGAKVAVPTLEGKINLTIRPDSQSGQRLRVPGKGLANKQGERGNLYAQLKVVMPTTSDESTRELWAKLSEKAAFNPRAQWSK; translated from the coding sequence ATGGACTTCAAAGACTATTACAAGATACTCGGCGTAGAGCCCACGGCGGACGACAAGGCGATCAAGGCCGCGTACCGTAAGCTGGCGCGCAAGTATCACCCCGATGTCAGCAAGGAGCGCGACGCCGAGGACAAGTTCAAAGAGGCCAACGAGGCCTACGAAGTGCTGGGCGACGCGCAGAAACGTGCCGAGTTCGATGAAATTCGCAAGTACGGCGGCCAGCATGGCCGGCCGTTCCAGGCGCCACCGGGCTGGGAAAACCGTGGCGGTGGCGGTGGCTTCGAAGGCGGCGATTTCTCCGACTTCTTCAGCTCGATCTTCGGTGGGCGCGGGGGCGGCAACCCCTTCGGTGGCGCTCGGCAGCAGCAACGCAGTGCAGGCAGGCGGGGGCAGGACGTGGAGCTTGAACTGGCAGTGTTCCTTGAAGAAACCCTGAGCAAGGAGTCCAAGCAGATCAGCTTCCAGGTGCCGCAAACCAATGCCATGGGCCAGCGCACCGGCTTTACCACCAAGACCCTGAACGTGAAGATTCCGGCCGGGGTGACCGACGGCGAGCGCATTCGCCTCAAGGGCCAGGGCGCACCGGGCAGCGGTGGCGGGGCCAATGGCGACTTGTTCCTGACCCTTCGCATGGCGCCGCACCCACTGTTCGATGTCGAAGGCCATGACCTGATCATCACCGTGCCCTTGGCACCGTGGGAGGCTGCCCTGGGCGCCAAGGTGGCGGTACCGACCCTGGAGGGCAAGATCAACCTGACCATCCGCCCGGACAGCCAGAGCGGGCAGCGCCTGCGCGTACCCGGCAAGGGCCTGGCGAACAAGCAGGGCGAGCGCGGCAACCTTTACGCGCAGCTCAAAGTGGTGATGCCGACCACGTCTGACGAGTCTACCCGTGAACTGTGGGCCAAGCTTTCCGAAAAGGCCGCGTTCAACCCGAGGGCACAATGGAGTAAGTGA